A part of Pseudomonas sp. HR96 genomic DNA contains:
- a CDS encoding glycosyltransferase family 1 protein, protein MATVHIADITMFYAPASGGVRTYLDAKHRRLGLNPGVRHSLLIPGASLSQQDGIYHVPAPALPFGNGYRFPLRLAPWRNVLRDLQPDLIEVGDPYLTAWAALDARRQLDVPVIGFYHSDLPLLVSNRMGNWFTPNVEAYVSKLYGNFDRVLAPSQVMADKLRGLGIANVHVQRLGVDLQTFDPSHRDPALKRQLGIADDCQLLIFAGRGSREKNLPVLLDCMRHLGAGYHLLLVGSNMPANVPENVSVVGHFCPPAEVARLLASADALLHGGDQETFGLVILEAMASGIPVVAVAAGAFSEIVQPTCGLLCRPNDSRAMAAAVRELFAGDSRQLGRQARAHVERHYNWDSVVAGLLEHYHAVLGNNLRAVAAHG, encoded by the coding sequence ATGGCCACCGTGCATATCGCTGACATCACCATGTTCTATGCCCCCGCCAGTGGCGGGGTGCGGACCTATCTTGATGCCAAACACCGGCGACTGGGGCTCAACCCAGGGGTGCGTCACAGCCTGCTGATTCCCGGTGCCAGCCTGTCCCAGCAGGATGGCATCTACCATGTGCCGGCTCCGGCCCTGCCGTTTGGCAACGGCTATCGCTTCCCCCTGCGCCTGGCGCCCTGGCGCAACGTGCTCAGGGACCTGCAACCGGACCTCATCGAGGTCGGCGACCCTTACCTCACCGCCTGGGCGGCGCTGGATGCGCGGCGCCAGCTGGACGTGCCGGTGATCGGTTTCTACCACTCAGACCTGCCCCTGCTGGTCAGCAACCGCATGGGCAACTGGTTCACACCCAATGTCGAAGCCTACGTCAGCAAGCTGTACGGCAATTTCGACCGAGTGCTGGCGCCCAGCCAGGTCATGGCCGACAAGCTGCGCGGGCTGGGCATCGCCAATGTGCACGTGCAGCGCCTGGGCGTCGACCTGCAGACCTTCGACCCCAGTCACCGCGACCCGGCGCTCAAGCGTCAGTTGGGCATAGCCGACGACTGCCAGCTGCTGATCTTCGCCGGGCGCGGCTCGCGCGAGAAGAACCTGCCAGTGCTGCTCGACTGCATGCGTCATTTGGGCGCCGGCTATCACCTGCTGCTGGTCGGCTCGAACATGCCGGCCAATGTCCCCGAAAACGTCTCGGTGGTGGGCCACTTCTGTCCTCCCGCCGAGGTCGCCCGCCTGCTGGCCAGCGCCGATGCCCTGCTGCATGGCGGCGATCAGGAAACCTTCGGCCTGGTCATCCTCGAGGCGATGGCCAGCGGCATCCCGGTGGTGGCCGTGGCCGCCGGCGCGTTCAGCGAAATCGTCCAGCCGACCTGCGGCCTGCTGTGCCGGCCCAATGACAGCCGGGCGATGGCGGCCGCGGTGCGCGAGCTGTTCGCCGGCGACAGCCGTCAGCTCGGCCGCCAGGCGCGGGCGCACGTGGAGCGACATTACAACTGGGACAGCGTGGTGGCCGGGTTACTGGAGCATTACCACGCGGTGCTGGGCAACAACCTGCGCGCGGTGGCCGCCCATGGCTGA
- the pcaF gene encoding 3-oxoadipyl-CoA thiolase, with protein sequence MMREVFICDAIRTPIGRFGGGLSSVRADDLAAAPIKALIERNPSVDWSQVDEVFLGCANQAGEDNRNVARMAALLAGLPESIPGVTLNRLCASGMDAVGTAFRAIASGEMELAIAGGVESMSRAPFVMGKADSAYSRNMKLEDTTIGWRFVNPLMKAQYGVDSMPQTGDNVADDFKVSRADQDAFALRSQQRTAAAQAAGYFAEEIVPVRIAHKKGETVVEHDEHPRADTTLEALAKLKPVNGADKTVTAGNASGVNDGAAALILASAEAVKKHGLTARARVLGMASGGVAPRVMGIGPVPAVRKLVERLGLAVTDFDVIELNEAFASQGLAVMRELGLADDAPQVNPNGGAIALGHPLGMSGARLVLTAVHQLEKSGGKKGLATMCVGVGQGLALAIERV encoded by the coding sequence GTGATGCGTGAAGTCTTTATCTGCGACGCCATTCGTACCCCCATCGGCCGCTTCGGTGGCGGCCTGTCCAGCGTGCGCGCCGATGACCTGGCGGCCGCGCCGATCAAGGCGCTGATCGAACGCAACCCGTCGGTCGACTGGAGCCAGGTCGATGAAGTGTTTCTGGGCTGTGCCAACCAGGCCGGTGAAGACAACCGCAACGTCGCACGCATGGCGGCGCTGCTCGCCGGCCTGCCCGAGAGCATTCCCGGGGTCACCCTCAACCGCCTCTGCGCCTCGGGTATGGATGCCGTCGGCACCGCCTTTCGCGCCATCGCCAGCGGCGAGATGGAGCTGGCCATTGCCGGCGGCGTCGAGTCGATGTCCCGCGCGCCGTTCGTCATGGGCAAGGCCGACAGTGCCTACTCGCGCAACATGAAACTGGAAGACACCACCATCGGCTGGCGCTTCGTCAACCCGCTGATGAAGGCCCAGTACGGCGTCGACTCGATGCCGCAGACCGGTGACAACGTCGCCGATGACTTCAAGGTGTCGCGCGCCGACCAGGACGCCTTCGCCCTGCGCAGCCAGCAGCGCACCGCCGCCGCCCAGGCTGCCGGTTATTTTGCCGAGGAAATCGTCCCGGTACGCATCGCCCACAAGAAGGGCGAGACCGTGGTCGAGCACGACGAGCATCCGCGTGCCGACACCACGCTGGAGGCCCTGGCCAAGCTCAAGCCGGTCAACGGCGCCGACAAGACCGTCACCGCCGGCAACGCCTCGGGGGTCAACGATGGCGCGGCCGCGCTGATTCTGGCGTCGGCCGAAGCGGTGAAAAAACACGGGCTGACCGCCCGCGCCCGGGTGCTGGGCATGGCCAGTGGTGGCGTGGCCCCGCGGGTCATGGGCATCGGCCCGGTGCCTGCGGTGCGCAAACTGGTCGAGCGGCTGGGGCTGGCGGTGACCGATTTCGATGTCATCGAACTCAACGAAGCCTTCGCCAGCCAGGGTCTGGCGGTGATGCGCGAGCTGGGCCTGGCCGACGATGCGCCGCAGGTCAACCCCAACGGCGGCGCCATCGCCCTGGGCCACCCGCTGGGCATGAGCGGTGCGCGGCTGGTGCTGACAGCGGTGCATCAGCTGGAGAAAAGCGGCGGCAAGAAGGGCTTGGCGACCATGTGTGTAGGGGTAGGGCAGGGGCTGGCGCTGGCGATCGAGCGGGTTTGA
- a CDS encoding helicase HerA-like domain-containing protein encodes MTDSALLVCGAGPDGQPVGQLLRLGNRHGLIAGATGTGKTVTLQRLAEAFSDAGVAVFAADIKGDLCGLGAAGEPRGAVAERIASMPWLPHRPQAYPVRLWDVHGQSGHPLRTTLSEMGPLLLGSLLELTESQQAALYAAFKVADREGLLLLDLKDLKALLNHLKDHPQVLGEDSALFNAASSQALLRRLAGLEQQGAEALFGEPALHLQDLLQPAADGRGAIHLLDASRLVHEAPKVYATFLLWLLAELFEQLPERGDADKPLLALFFDEAHLLFAGTPKALQDRLEQVVRLIRSKGVGVYFVTQSPSDLPDAVLAQLGLRIQHGLRAFTAREQRSLKAVAEGFRPNPALDTLAVLTELGTGEALVGTLQANGTPAPVQRVAIAPPQSRIGPLTGVERTALIAASPLAGRYDQAVDRESAYEMLTQRKARLPERPAEVQEQSLADKAGELLSGAAGQALKSAMRQAANQFGRQLVRGLLGSLTGKRK; translated from the coding sequence ATGACTGACTCAGCTCTGCTTGTGTGTGGCGCCGGCCCGGACGGTCAGCCGGTGGGCCAGCTGTTGCGCCTGGGCAACCGCCACGGCCTGATCGCCGGCGCTACCGGCACCGGCAAGACGGTCACCTTGCAGCGCCTGGCCGAAGCCTTCAGCGATGCCGGTGTGGCGGTGTTCGCAGCCGACATCAAGGGCGACCTGTGCGGCCTCGGCGCGGCCGGCGAGCCCCGCGGGGCGGTGGCCGAGCGCATCGCCAGCATGCCCTGGCTGCCGCATCGCCCGCAGGCGTACCCGGTGCGGCTGTGGGATGTCCACGGGCAGAGCGGGCACCCGCTGCGCACCACCCTCAGCGAGATGGGGCCGCTGCTGCTGGGCAGCCTGCTGGAGCTGACCGAAAGCCAGCAGGCGGCGCTGTACGCGGCGTTCAAGGTCGCCGACCGTGAAGGCCTGTTGCTGCTTGACCTCAAGGACCTCAAGGCGCTGCTCAACCACCTCAAGGACCACCCGCAGGTGCTCGGCGAGGACAGTGCGTTGTTCAACGCCGCTTCCAGCCAGGCGCTGCTGCGGCGCCTGGCCGGGCTGGAGCAGCAGGGCGCCGAGGCGTTGTTCGGCGAGCCGGCGCTGCACCTGCAGGATCTGCTGCAGCCGGCTGCGGATGGGCGCGGGGCGATCCATCTGCTCGATGCCAGCCGCCTGGTGCACGAAGCACCCAAGGTCTACGCGACTTTCCTGCTGTGGCTGCTGGCTGAATTGTTCGAGCAGTTGCCCGAGCGTGGCGATGCCGACAAGCCTTTGCTGGCGCTGTTCTTCGATGAGGCGCATCTGCTCTTCGCCGGCACGCCGAAGGCCCTGCAGGACCGGCTGGAGCAGGTGGTGCGGCTGATCCGCTCGAAGGGCGTAGGGGTGTATTTCGTCACCCAGTCGCCGAGCGATCTGCCCGATGCCGTGCTGGCACAGCTGGGCCTGCGTATTCAGCATGGCCTGCGGGCGTTCACGGCCAGGGAACAGCGCTCATTGAAGGCGGTGGCGGAGGGTTTTCGGCCCAACCCTGCGCTCGACACCCTGGCGGTGCTGACCGAACTGGGAACCGGCGAGGCGCTGGTCGGCACCTTGCAGGCCAACGGTACGCCGGCGCCGGTGCAGCGGGTGGCCATTGCCCCGCCGCAGTCGCGCATCGGCCCACTGACTGGCGTCGAACGCACGGCACTGATCGCCGCCTCGCCACTGGCGGGCCGTTACGACCAGGCGGTGGACCGTGAGTCGGCCTATGAAATGCTCACCCAGCGCAAAGCCCGGTTGCCCGAACGACCCGCCGAGGTGCAGGAGCAGAGTCTTGCCGACAAGGCCGGGGAGTTGCTCAGCGGCGCGGCGGGGCAGGCGTTGAAATCGGCCATGCGCCAGGCGGCCAATCAGTTCGGCCGGCAGCTGGTGCGGGGGTTGCTGGGGTCTTTGACGGGCAAGCGCAAGTAG
- a CDS encoding inorganic phosphate transporter — MIDLFSGLDPWVIVSLCLALAFVLAFEFINGFHDTANAVATVIYTKAMPPQLAVFFSGLFNFLGVLLGGVGVAYAIVHLLPVELLINVNTGHGLAMVFSLLAAAITWNLGTWYFGIPASSSHTLIGSILGVGMANALLNGIPLADGVNWQKAIDIGSSLVFSPVVGFLAAALLLLAFKRWRPLSKMHKTPEQRKKLDDKKHPPFWNRLVLVISAMAVSFVHGSNDGQKGIGLIMLVLIGIVPSQFVLDLSTTTYQIERTRDATLHLSQFYQRNSATLGDFLALGKSQPGDLPAQSSCNPQQTEPTIAALQRTLEGVADYHSIAPEKRIEVRRYLLCLDDTARKVGKLPELGAREKSDLDKLRKDLTVTTEYAPFWVILAVALALGLGTMVGWKRVVLTIGEKIGKQGMTYAQGMSAQIVTAGSIALANVFALPVSTTHILSSGVAGTMVANRSGLQGGTVRNIMLAWVLTLPASMGLAAGLFWLASKALG; from the coding sequence ATGATCGATTTATTCAGCGGACTGGACCCATGGGTAATTGTCAGCCTGTGCCTGGCCCTGGCCTTCGTGCTCGCCTTCGAGTTCATCAACGGCTTTCATGACACGGCCAACGCGGTCGCCACTGTCATTTATACCAAGGCGATGCCACCGCAGCTGGCGGTGTTCTTTTCCGGGCTGTTCAATTTCCTCGGCGTGCTGCTCGGTGGCGTGGGGGTGGCCTATGCCATCGTTCACCTGTTGCCGGTCGAGCTGTTGATCAACGTCAACACCGGTCACGGCCTGGCGATGGTCTTCTCGTTGCTGGCCGCCGCCATCACCTGGAACCTCGGCACCTGGTACTTCGGCATTCCGGCTTCCAGCTCGCACACGCTGATCGGCTCGATCCTTGGCGTGGGCATGGCCAACGCCCTGCTCAACGGCATCCCCCTGGCCGACGGGGTCAATTGGCAGAAGGCGATCGACATTGGCTCCTCGCTGGTGTTTTCCCCGGTGGTGGGCTTCCTTGCGGCAGCGCTGCTGTTGCTGGCGTTCAAGCGCTGGCGGCCGCTGTCGAAGATGCACAAGACCCCCGAGCAGCGCAAAAAGCTCGACGATAAAAAGCATCCGCCCTTCTGGAACCGCCTGGTGCTGGTCATCTCGGCCATGGCCGTGAGCTTCGTGCACGGCTCCAACGATGGCCAGAAAGGCATCGGCCTGATCATGCTGGTGCTGATCGGCATCGTGCCGAGCCAGTTCGTGCTCGACCTGTCGACCACTACCTACCAGATCGAACGCACCCGCGACGCGACCCTGCACCTGAGCCAGTTCTATCAGCGCAACAGCGCCACCCTCGGCGACTTCCTGGCCCTGGGCAAGTCGCAGCCGGGCGACCTGCCGGCGCAGTCCAGCTGCAACCCGCAGCAGACCGAGCCGACCATCGCCGCCCTGCAACGCACCCTCGAGGGCGTGGCCGACTACCATTCGATCGCCCCGGAAAAACGCATCGAAGTGCGTCGCTACCTGCTGTGCCTGGACGACACTGCGCGCAAGGTCGGCAAGCTGCCCGAGCTCGGCGCCCGTGAGAAATCGGACCTCGACAAGCTGCGCAAGGACCTCACCGTCACCACCGAATACGCCCCGTTCTGGGTGATCCTGGCGGTCGCCCTGGCCCTCGGCCTGGGCACCATGGTCGGCTGGAAGCGCGTGGTCCTGACCATCGGCGAGAAAATCGGCAAACAGGGCATGACCTATGCCCAGGGCATGTCGGCGCAGATCGTGACCGCCGGCTCCATCGCCCTGGCCAACGTCTTCGCCTTGCCGGTATCCACCACTCACATCCTCTCGTCGGGGGTGGCCGGGACCATGGTCGCCAACCGCAGCGGCCTGCAAGGGGGCACGGTGCGCAACATCATGCTGGCATGGGTGCTGACCCTGCCGGCCTCGATGGGCCTGGCCGCCGGGCTGTTCTGGTTGGCCAGCAAGGCGCTGGGTTGA
- a CDS encoding methyl-accepting chemotaxis protein, whose product MKRTLRFSHKILIAAALIVAVAFALFTSYNDYLQRNAIRQDLENYLHEMGASTATNISNWFDGRVLLVQNLAQNIALNPDPANVPQLLEQQALTSSFLYTYLGTTQGTFTMRPDEQMPAGYDARTRPWYQAALGSAGPALTEPYVDAASGKLIITVVSAASKAGQNLGVVGGDLSLERVVQIINSLDFGGMGYAFLVSADGKVLVHPDSKLVMKNLADLYPGNTPSIGPALSEVQVDGKTRLVTFSQIKGLPSVNWYIGISVDKAKAYAMLSEFRQSAIVATVIAVIFIIALLGMLIRVLIQPLHTMTRAMENIAEGEGDLTRRLDIQSGDEFGVLGSAFNRFVERVHGSIREVASATERVNEVALRVVSASNSSMVNSDEQANRTNSVAAAINQLGAAAQEIAHNAALASQQASDARQLAEEGQQVVGQSITAMTRLSDMISTSSGHIETLNSKTVNIGQILEVITSISQQTNLLALNAAIEAARAGEAGRGFAVVADEVRNLAHRTQESAQQVQTMIEELQVGAKASVGTMGESQRHSQDSVGIANQAGERLSSVTQRIGEIDGMNQSVATATEEQTAVVDAINMDISEINTLNQEGMENLQSTLRACADLEQQAQRLKQLVGSFRI is encoded by the coding sequence ATGAAAAGAACCTTGCGTTTCAGCCACAAGATCCTCATCGCCGCCGCGCTGATCGTCGCCGTGGCCTTTGCCCTGTTCACCAGCTACAACGACTACTTGCAGCGTAATGCCATCCGCCAGGACCTGGAGAATTATCTGCATGAAATGGGTGCCAGCACGGCCACCAACATCAGCAACTGGTTCGACGGCCGCGTGCTGCTGGTGCAGAACCTGGCGCAGAACATCGCGCTCAACCCCGACCCGGCCAACGTGCCGCAGCTGCTGGAACAGCAAGCGCTGACCAGCAGCTTCCTCTACACCTACCTGGGCACCACCCAGGGCACCTTCACCATGCGCCCCGACGAGCAGATGCCAGCCGGCTATGACGCGCGCACCCGGCCCTGGTACCAGGCGGCCCTGGGCAGTGCCGGGCCGGCCCTTACCGAGCCTTATGTCGATGCCGCCTCGGGCAAGCTGATCATCACCGTGGTCTCGGCCGCCAGCAAGGCCGGGCAGAACCTCGGCGTGGTCGGTGGCGACCTGTCGCTGGAGCGCGTGGTGCAGATCATCAACTCGCTGGACTTCGGCGGCATGGGCTACGCCTTCCTGGTCAGCGCCGACGGCAAGGTGCTGGTGCACCCGGACAGCAAGCTGGTGATGAAGAACCTCGCCGACCTGTACCCCGGCAACACCCCGAGCATCGGCCCGGCCCTGAGCGAAGTGCAAGTGGACGGCAAGACGCGCCTGGTGACCTTCTCGCAGATCAAGGGCTTGCCGTCGGTGAACTGGTACATCGGCATCTCGGTGGACAAGGCCAAGGCCTACGCAATGCTCAGCGAGTTCCGCCAGTCGGCCATCGTCGCCACGGTGATCGCGGTGATCTTCATCATTGCCCTGCTGGGCATGCTGATTCGCGTGCTGATCCAGCCGCTGCACACCATGACGCGCGCCATGGAAAACATCGCCGAGGGCGAAGGCGACCTGACCCGCCGCCTGGACATCCAGAGCGGCGACGAATTCGGCGTGCTGGGCAGCGCCTTCAACCGCTTCGTGGAACGGGTCCACGGCTCGATCCGCGAGGTCGCCTCGGCCACCGAACGGGTCAACGAGGTGGCGTTGCGGGTGGTCAGCGCCTCCAATTCCTCGATGGTCAATTCCGACGAGCAGGCCAACCGCACCAACAGCGTGGCGGCGGCAATCAACCAGCTCGGCGCGGCCGCCCAGGAGATCGCCCATAACGCCGCGCTCGCCTCGCAGCAGGCCAGCGACGCCCGGCAACTGGCCGAGGAAGGTCAGCAGGTAGTCGGCCAGAGCATCACCGCGATGACCCGCCTGAGCGACATGATCAGCACCTCCAGCGGCCACATCGAGACGCTCAACAGCAAGACAGTGAACATCGGCCAGATTCTCGAGGTGATCACCAGCATTTCCCAGCAGACCAACCTGCTGGCGCTCAACGCTGCCATCGAAGCGGCCCGTGCCGGTGAAGCCGGGCGTGGTTTCGCGGTGGTGGCCGACGAAGTTCGCAACCTGGCGCATCGCACTCAGGAGTCGGCCCAGCAGGTGCAGACCATGATCGAGGAGCTGCAGGTCGGCGCCAAGGCATCGGTCGGCACCATGGGTGAAAGCCAGCGCCACAGCCAGGACAGCGTCGGCATCGCCAACCAGGCCGGCGAGCGCCTGAGCAGCGTGACCCAGCGCATCGGCGAAATCGACGGCATGAACCAGTCGGTGGCCACCGCCACCGAAGAGCAGACCGCCGTGGTCGACGCCATCAACATGGACATCAGCGAAATCAACACCCTCAATCAGGAAGGCATGGAAAACCTGCAATCGACCTTGCGCGCCTGCGCCGACCTCGAACAGCAGGCCCAGCGCCTGAAGCAATTGGTGGGCAGCTTCAGGATCTGA
- a CDS encoding MFS transporter, with translation MNRPEIAVGNSLDVQSFINSQPLSTYQWRVVILCFLIVFLDGLDTAAMGFIAPALSQDWGIDRASLGPVMSAALIGMVFGALGSGPLADRFGRKVVLVCAVLVFGVFSLASAYSTGVDQLLVLRLLTGLGLGAGMPNATTLLSEYTPERFRSLLVTTMFCGFNLGMAGGGFISAKLIPAYGWHSLLLLGGVLPLVLGLVLLVWLPESARYLVVRNRGVERVRKALAPIAPAVVAQAGSFSVPEQKTVKASNVLAVIFSGTYKTGTLLLWLTYFMGLVIVYLLTSWLPTLMRDSGATMEQAAFIGALFQFGGVLSAVGVGWAMDNFNPHKVIGCFYLMAGLFAYAVGQSLGHMALLATLVLVAGMCVNGAQSAMPSLAARFYPTQGRATGVSWMLGIGRFGAILGAWMGATLLGLGWNFEQVLTALVIPAALATTAVVVKGFVSHADAT, from the coding sequence ATGAACCGTCCCGAAATTGCCGTCGGCAATAGTTTGGATGTGCAGTCCTTCATCAATTCCCAACCGCTCTCGACCTACCAGTGGCGGGTGGTGATCCTGTGTTTCCTGATTGTCTTCCTCGACGGCCTCGACACCGCCGCCATGGGCTTCATCGCCCCGGCGTTGTCTCAGGACTGGGGTATCGACCGCGCCAGCCTGGGGCCGGTGATGAGCGCCGCGCTGATCGGCATGGTCTTTGGTGCGTTGGGCTCGGGCCCGCTGGCCGACCGCTTCGGGCGCAAGGTGGTGCTGGTCTGTGCCGTGCTGGTGTTCGGCGTGTTCAGCCTGGCTTCGGCCTACAGCACTGGAGTCGATCAACTGCTGGTGCTGCGCCTGCTGACCGGGTTGGGGCTCGGCGCAGGCATGCCCAACGCCACCACGCTGCTGTCGGAATACACCCCGGAGCGTTTTCGCTCGCTGCTGGTGACCACCATGTTCTGCGGCTTCAACCTGGGCATGGCCGGCGGTGGTTTCATCTCCGCCAAGTTGATCCCGGCCTACGGCTGGCACTCGTTGCTGCTGCTCGGTGGCGTGCTGCCGCTGGTGCTGGGCCTGGTGCTGCTGGTGTGGCTGCCGGAGTCGGCGCGCTACCTGGTGGTGCGTAACCGCGGCGTAGAGCGGGTGCGCAAGGCGCTGGCGCCGATCGCCCCGGCGGTGGTCGCCCAGGCCGGCAGCTTCAGCGTGCCGGAACAGAAAACGGTCAAGGCCAGCAACGTCCTGGCGGTGATTTTCTCCGGCACCTACAAGACCGGCACGCTGCTGCTGTGGCTGACCTACTTCATGGGCCTGGTGATCGTCTATCTGCTCACCAGCTGGCTGCCGACGCTGATGCGCGACAGCGGCGCGACCATGGAACAGGCCGCCTTCATCGGTGCCCTGTTCCAGTTCGGCGGGGTGCTCAGCGCGGTGGGGGTGGGCTGGGCGATGGACAACTTCAACCCGCACAAGGTGATCGGCTGCTTCTACCTGATGGCCGGGCTGTTCGCCTATGCGGTCGGCCAAAGCCTGGGCCACATGGCGCTGCTGGCGACCCTGGTGCTGGTGGCAGGGATGTGCGTCAACGGCGCGCAATCGGCCATGCCCTCCCTGGCGGCGCGTTTCTACCCGACCCAGGGCCGCGCCACCGGCGTATCGTGGATGCTGGGCATCGGCCGCTTCGGCGCCATCCTCGGCGCCTGGATGGGGGCAACCCTGCTGGGCCTGGGCTGGAATTTCGAGCAGGTGTTGACCGCACTGGTGATTCCGGCGGCATTGGCCACCACCGCAGTCGTGGTCAAAGGCTTCGTCAGCCACGCCGACGCCACCTGA
- a CDS encoding MFS family transporter, with protein sequence MTTAHYTGEERRKRIFAIVGASSGNLVEWFDFYVYAFCAIYFAPAFFPSDDPTVQLVNTAGVFAAGFLMRPIGGWLFGRVADKHGRKNSMLISVLMMCFGSLVIAFLPTYASIGVGAPIILLLARLFQGLSVGGEYGATATYMSEVALRGQRGFFASFQYVTLIGGQLLAVLTVVILQQFLDEAELKAWGWRIPFVVGAIAALISLLLRRTLKETTTAEQRADKEAGSIVALFKHHTPAFLTVLGYTAGGSLIFYTFTTYMQKYLVNTAGMHAKTASLIMTGALFLYMCMQPLFGMLADRIGRRTSMLWFGALGALCTLPILMLLKTITSPFLAFVLITFALAIVSFYTSISGLVKAEMFPPQVRALGVGLAYAVANAIFGGTAEVVALSLKTGGNENAFYWYVTVMMVIAFLFSLRLPKQPKYLHHDL encoded by the coding sequence ATGACAACAGCTCATTACACCGGCGAAGAGCGGCGCAAGCGCATCTTCGCGATTGTCGGCGCCTCATCGGGGAACCTGGTGGAGTGGTTCGACTTTTATGTCTATGCCTTCTGCGCCATCTATTTCGCCCCGGCCTTTTTCCCCTCCGACGACCCCACCGTGCAGTTGGTCAACACCGCCGGGGTCTTCGCCGCGGGCTTTCTGATGCGGCCGATCGGTGGCTGGCTGTTCGGCCGGGTGGCCGACAAGCACGGGCGCAAGAACTCCATGTTGATCTCGGTGCTGATGATGTGTTTCGGCTCGCTGGTCATCGCCTTCCTGCCCACCTACGCCAGCATCGGCGTGGGCGCGCCGATCATTCTGCTGCTGGCGCGGCTGTTCCAGGGCCTTTCGGTGGGCGGCGAGTACGGCGCCACGGCAACCTACATGAGCGAGGTGGCCCTGCGCGGCCAGCGCGGTTTCTTCGCGTCCTTCCAGTACGTGACGCTGATTGGCGGGCAACTGCTGGCGGTGCTGACCGTGGTTATCCTGCAGCAGTTTCTCGACGAAGCCGAACTCAAGGCCTGGGGCTGGCGCATTCCGTTCGTGGTAGGCGCCATCGCCGCCCTGATCTCCCTGCTGCTGCGCCGGACGCTGAAAGAAACCACCACCGCCGAGCAGCGCGCGGACAAGGAGGCCGGCAGCATCGTCGCCCTGTTCAAGCACCACACCCCGGCCTTCCTCACCGTGCTGGGCTACACCGCCGGCGGTTCGCTGATTTTCTACACCTTCACCACCTACATGCAGAAGTACCTGGTGAACACCGCCGGCATGCACGCCAAGACCGCCAGCCTGATCATGACCGGCGCGTTGTTTCTGTACATGTGCATGCAGCCTCTGTTCGGCATGCTCGCCGACCGCATCGGCCGGCGCACTTCGATGCTCTGGTTCGGCGCCCTGGGTGCGCTGTGCACCTTGCCGATCCTGATGCTGCTCAAGACCATCACCAGCCCGTTCCTGGCCTTCGTGCTGATCACCTTCGCCCTGGCGATCGTCAGCTTCTATACCTCGATCAGCGGTCTGGTCAAAGCCGAGATGTTCCCCCCGCAGGTGCGCGCGCTCGGTGTCGGCCTGGCCTACGCGGTGGCCAACGCGATCTTCGGCGGCACGGCGGAGGTGGTGGCCCTGAGCTTGAAAACCGGTGGCAATGAAAACGCCTTCTACTGGTACGTGACGGTGATGATGGTGATTGCCTTCCTGTTCAGCCTGCGCCTGCCCAAGCAGCCCAAGTACCTGCATCACGATCTTTGA
- the pcaR gene encoding pca regulon transcriptional regulator PcaR, whose amino-acid sequence MNDQLRNSFTSLAPPIVASPAKRIQALTGDPDFMTSLARGLAVIHAFQERKRHLTIAQISHRTEIPRAAVRRCLHTLIKLGYATTDGRTYSLLPKVLTLGHAYLSSTPLAVSSQPYLDRMSEQLHEACNMATLEGDDILYIARSATTQRLISVDLSVGGRLPAYCTSMGRILLAALDDASLAEYLERVELQPRTSRTIVSKDDLLVCLHKVREQGWCIVDQELEQGLRSIAVPVYDASGQVLAALNVSTHAGRVSAADLQQRVLPIMLGASRDLSTQLFS is encoded by the coding sequence ATGAACGATCAATTGCGCAATTCATTCACGTCGCTGGCACCGCCCATCGTCGCCTCCCCGGCCAAGCGCATCCAGGCGCTGACCGGTGATCCGGACTTCATGACCTCGCTGGCCCGTGGGCTGGCGGTGATCCATGCCTTTCAGGAGCGCAAGCGGCACCTGACCATCGCGCAGATCAGCCATCGCACGGAGATCCCCCGCGCCGCCGTGCGCCGTTGCCTGCATACGCTGATCAAGCTCGGCTACGCCACCACCGATGGGCGCACCTATTCCTTGCTGCCCAAGGTGCTGACCCTCGGCCATGCCTACCTGTCGTCGACGCCGCTGGCGGTCTCATCGCAGCCCTACCTGGACCGCATGAGCGAGCAGCTGCACGAGGCCTGCAACATGGCCACTCTGGAAGGCGACGACATTCTTTATATCGCCCGCTCGGCCACCACCCAGCGACTGATCTCGGTCGACCTGTCGGTGGGCGGGCGCCTGCCGGCCTATTGCACATCCATGGGCCGCATTCTGCTGGCCGCGCTGGATGACGCTTCGCTGGCCGAGTACCTGGAACGGGTCGAGCTGCAGCCGCGCACCAGCCGCACCATCGTCAGCAAGGATGACCTGCTGGTGTGTCTGCACAAGGTCCGCGAGCAGGGCTGGTGCATCGTCGACCAGGAGCTCGAACAGGGCCTGCGGTCGATCGCCGTGCCGGTCTACGACGCCTCCGGGCAGGTGCTGGCCGCGTTGAATGTCAGCACCCATGCCGGGCGGGTCAGTGCCGCCGATCTGCAGCAGCGAGTGCTGCCGATCATGCTCGGCGCCAGCCGCGACCTGAGTACTCAGCTATTCTCTTGA